Proteins encoded within one genomic window of Sphingosinicella ginsenosidimutans:
- the uvrB gene encoding excinuclease ABC subunit UvrB: protein MAIQIRTSLDEPETGAAFVPHRPQRPDKVEGGKAFRVVSDYQPSGDQPAAIAELVDQVRADERTQVLLGVTGSGKTFTMAKVIEELQRPALILAPNKILAAQLYGEFKSFFPDNAVEYFVSYYDYYQPEAYVPRSDTYIEKESSVNEAIDRMRHSATRALLERDDVIIVASVSCLYGIGSVETYSAMIFDLKKGQSVDQREIVRKLVALQYKRNDQGFARGNFRVKGDNLEIFPSHYEDSAWRVSFFGDEIEEIVEFDPLTGKKSASLDYIRVYANSHYVTPGPTLKQAMEAIRFELQERLKELTAEGRLLEAQRLEQRTNFDLEMIAATGSCAGIENYSRFLTGRLPGEPPPTLFEYLPDNALLFVDESHQTVPQIGAMARGDHRRKITLAEYGFRLPSCIDNRPLRFNEWDVMRPQTVAVSATPGPWEMEQASGVFVEQVIRPTGLIDPPVEIRPVEDQVDDLIAEAKATAAKGYRTLVTTLTKRMAEDLTEFLHEAGLRVRYMHSDVETLERIELIRDLRLGVYDVLVGINLLREGLDIPECGLVAILDADKEGFLRSETSLIQTIGRAARNVEGKVILYADTITGSIERALNETNRRREKQEAYNAEHGITPTTIKRNIADILADVSNRDSVTIDTGDEDAPHLVGHNLRAYIQELEGRMRKAAGDLEFEEAARLRDEIRRLEAGELGLATEQSRAPVVGHSNEGKPGTRKTRYGKTRQMRMGGRRPR from the coding sequence CAGCCCGCGGCGATCGCCGAGCTGGTCGATCAGGTGCGGGCCGACGAGCGGACCCAGGTGCTGCTCGGCGTCACCGGATCGGGCAAGACCTTCACGATGGCGAAGGTGATCGAGGAGCTGCAGCGCCCGGCGCTGATCCTCGCCCCCAACAAGATCCTCGCCGCCCAGCTCTACGGGGAGTTCAAGAGCTTCTTCCCCGACAATGCGGTCGAATATTTCGTCAGCTATTACGATTATTACCAGCCCGAGGCCTATGTGCCCCGGTCGGACACCTACATCGAGAAGGAAAGCTCGGTGAACGAGGCGATCGACCGGATGCGCCATTCGGCGACCCGCGCCCTGCTGGAGCGCGACGACGTCATCATCGTCGCCTCGGTCTCCTGCCTCTACGGCATCGGATCGGTCGAAACCTATTCGGCGATGATCTTCGACCTCAAGAAGGGCCAGAGCGTCGATCAGCGCGAGATCGTCCGCAAGCTCGTCGCGCTCCAGTACAAGCGCAACGACCAGGGCTTTGCGCGCGGCAATTTCCGGGTGAAGGGCGACAATCTCGAGATTTTTCCTTCTCACTATGAGGACAGCGCCTGGCGCGTCTCCTTCTTCGGCGACGAGATCGAGGAGATCGTCGAATTCGATCCGCTGACCGGCAAGAAGTCGGCCAGCCTGGATTACATCCGCGTCTATGCGAACTCGCACTATGTGACGCCGGGCCCGACGCTGAAGCAGGCGATGGAGGCGATCCGCTTCGAGCTTCAGGAGCGCCTGAAGGAGCTGACGGCGGAGGGCCGGCTGCTGGAGGCGCAGCGGCTTGAGCAGCGCACCAATTTCGACCTCGAGATGATCGCCGCCACCGGATCGTGCGCCGGCATCGAGAATTACTCGCGCTTCCTCACCGGGCGCCTGCCCGGCGAGCCGCCGCCGACCCTGTTCGAATATCTCCCCGACAACGCCCTGTTGTTCGTCGACGAGAGCCATCAGACCGTGCCGCAGATCGGCGCGATGGCGCGCGGCGACCATCGCCGCAAGATCACGCTCGCCGAATATGGCTTCCGGCTGCCGAGCTGCATCGACAACCGGCCGCTCCGCTTCAACGAATGGGACGTGATGCGCCCGCAGACGGTCGCGGTTTCGGCGACGCCGGGCCCGTGGGAGATGGAGCAGGCCTCGGGCGTCTTCGTCGAGCAGGTGATCCGCCCCACCGGGCTCATCGATCCACCGGTCGAGATCAGGCCTGTCGAGGACCAGGTCGACGATCTCATCGCCGAGGCGAAGGCGACCGCCGCCAAGGGCTATCGGACGCTCGTCACCACGCTCACCAAGCGGATGGCGGAGGATCTGACCGAGTTCCTCCATGAGGCGGGGCTTCGCGTGCGCTACATGCACAGCGACGTCGAGACGCTGGAGCGGATCGAGCTGATCCGCGACCTGAGGCTCGGCGTCTATGACGTGCTCGTCGGCATCAACCTGCTGCGCGAGGGCCTCGACATCCCCGAATGCGGACTGGTCGCGATCCTCGATGCCGACAAGGAGGGATTCCTTCGCTCGGAAACCAGCCTCATCCAGACGATCGGCCGCGCCGCCCGCAATGTCGAGGGCAAGGTGATCCTCTACGCGGACACGATCACCGGCTCGATCGAGCGCGCGCTCAACGAGACCAACCGCCGCCGCGAGAAGCAGGAGGCGTATAACGCCGAGCACGGCATCACCCCGACGACGATCAAGCGCAACATCGCCGACATCCTCGCCGACGTTTCCAACCGCGACAGCGTGACGATCGACACTGGCGACGAGGACGCACCGCACCTCGTCGGCCACAATCTGCGCGCCTATATCCAGGAGCTCGAAGGCCGGATGCGCAAGGCCGCCGGCGATCTCGAATTCGAGGAAGCGGCCCGCCTTCGCGACGAAATCCGCCGGCTCGAAGCGGGCGAACTCGGCCTCGCCACCGAACAGAGCCGCGCGCCGGTCGTCGGTCATTCCAACGAGGGCAAGCCCGGCACCCGCAAGACTCGCTACGGCAAGACCCGCCAGATGCGGATGGGCGGGAGGCGGCCGCGATGA
- a CDS encoding glycine zipper 2TM domain-containing protein — protein sequence MRKIVLALSAAAAVVPATVLTTAPADAQRHHSRYARYYDRHGYYNGPAWRGRDGRYYCRRSNGTTGLLIGGAAGALIGRSVDGGRDRTAGTVIGAAAGALLGREVDRSGSRRRCR from the coding sequence ATGCGTAAGATCGTTCTCGCTCTTTCGGCCGCCGCGGCGGTCGTGCCGGCCACGGTGCTCACGACGGCACCGGCCGACGCCCAGCGTCATCACAGCCGCTATGCCCGCTATTACGACCGCCACGGCTATTATAACGGCCCGGCCTGGCGTGGCCGCGACGGCCGCTATTATTGCCGCCGTTCCAACGGCACGACCGGCCTTCTGATCGGCGGTGCCGCCGGCGCGCTGATCGGCCGCTCGGTCGATGGCGGCCGCGATCGGACCGCCGGCACCGTGATCGGCGCCGCGGCGGGCGCGCTGCTCGGCCGCGAAGTGGATCGCAGCGGGAGCCGCCGCCGCTGCCGCTAA
- a CDS encoding DUF3175 domain-containing protein, translating into MPTDAKRWSQDVTEHSNALDLEEDVFTRDDPKSIAQSLKRSAEQSKRRKSSPYQSAMSMLTFYINRAGDGLSAHRRKVLEAAKGELRAAFGRD; encoded by the coding sequence ATGCCGACCGATGCGAAGAGATGGTCGCAGGACGTGACCGAACATTCCAATGCGCTCGACCTCGAGGAGGACGTGTTCACGCGCGACGATCCCAAGTCGATCGCGCAGTCGCTGAAGAGGTCGGCGGAGCAGAGCAAGCGGCGCAAGAGCAGCCCCTACCAGTCAGCCATGTCGATGCTGACCTTCTACATCAACCGTGCCGGCGACGGCCTCTCCGCCCATCGGCGCAAGGTCCTGGAGGCGGCCAAGGGCGAGCTTCGCGCCGCCTTCGGTCGCGATTGA